The Mycolicibacterium smegmatis genome has a window encoding:
- a CDS encoding purine-nucleoside phosphorylase — MTDPHTSSQAAATAIADRTGVVEHDVAVVLGSGWAPAVAELGDPVGVVDMADLPGFTPPTAAGHGGQVLSVRIGEHRVLVLVGRIHAYEGHDLAHVVHPVRTAVATGVRTVVLTNAAGGLRPEYTVGQPVLISDHLNLTARSPLVGPQFVDLVDAYSPRLRAVAREFDPSLAEGVYAGLPGPHYETPAEIRMLRTLGADLVGMSTVHETIAARAAGAEVLAVSLVTNLAAGMTGEPLSHAEVLQAGRESATRMGALLASVIARL; from the coding sequence GTGACCGACCCGCATACCTCGAGCCAGGCGGCCGCGACCGCGATCGCCGACCGGACGGGCGTCGTCGAGCACGATGTCGCGGTGGTCCTCGGATCCGGCTGGGCGCCCGCCGTCGCCGAATTGGGCGACCCCGTCGGCGTGGTCGACATGGCCGACCTGCCGGGATTCACCCCGCCCACCGCAGCGGGCCACGGCGGTCAGGTGCTGTCGGTCCGTATCGGCGAACACCGTGTGCTGGTGCTCGTCGGCCGCATCCACGCCTACGAGGGCCACGACCTCGCACACGTCGTGCACCCCGTACGTACCGCGGTCGCGACCGGTGTGCGCACGGTCGTGCTCACCAACGCCGCAGGTGGGCTGCGGCCCGAGTACACCGTGGGCCAGCCCGTGCTGATCAGTGACCACCTGAACCTCACGGCGCGCTCCCCGCTGGTGGGGCCACAGTTCGTCGACCTGGTCGACGCGTACTCGCCGCGTCTGCGGGCCGTGGCCCGCGAGTTCGACCCGTCGCTGGCCGAGGGCGTCTACGCCGGCCTGCCGGGACCGCACTACGAGACGCCTGCCGAGATCCGGATGCTGCGCACCCTCGGCGCCGACCTGGTCGGGATGTCCACGGTGCACGAGACCATCGCGGCCCGCGCGGCAGGCGCCGAGGTGCTCGCGGTGTCACTCGTGACCAACCTCGCGGCGGGTATGACGGGAGAACCGCTCAGCCACGCCGAGGTGCTGCAGGCCGGACGCGAGTCCGCCACCCGCATGGGCGCGCTGCTCGCTTCAGTCATCGCGCGTCTCTGA
- a CDS encoding M20 family metallopeptidase, translating into MSTATASRSVEDAVRRRSGDLIELSHSIHAEPELAFAEHRSSAKTQALVAEYGFEITAAAGGLDTAFRASYGSGSLVIGICAEYDALPEIGHACGHNIIASSAVGTALALAEVADLLDLTVVLVGTPAEETGGGKVLLLDAGVFDDIAASVMLHPGPVDIAAARSLALTEVAVSYTGRESHAAVAPYLGVNAADAVTVAQVAIGLLRQQLAPGQMVHGIVTNGGQAANIIPGHAEMRYTMRAVDMAGLHELENRMAGCFAAGALATGCEHEVSETAPAYAELRPDAWLSETVRAEMVRLGREPLPESVEASVPLGSTDMGNVTHLMPGIHPVIGVDSGGASLHQPAFAAAAAGPSADKAVVEGAIMLARTVVQLAETPAERDRVLAAQSRRVAS; encoded by the coding sequence ATGTCCACCGCCACCGCTTCTCGCAGCGTCGAGGACGCCGTCAGACGGCGCAGCGGTGACCTGATCGAACTCTCGCACTCGATCCACGCCGAACCGGAACTGGCATTCGCCGAACACCGCAGCAGCGCCAAGACGCAGGCACTCGTCGCCGAGTACGGGTTCGAGATCACCGCGGCGGCCGGCGGGCTCGACACCGCGTTCCGCGCGTCCTACGGCAGCGGGTCGCTGGTGATCGGGATCTGTGCCGAGTACGACGCGCTGCCGGAGATCGGGCACGCGTGCGGGCACAACATCATCGCGTCGTCGGCGGTCGGCACCGCGCTCGCGCTCGCCGAGGTCGCCGACCTGCTCGACCTCACGGTGGTGCTCGTCGGCACGCCCGCCGAGGAAACCGGCGGCGGCAAGGTCCTGCTGCTCGACGCCGGCGTCTTCGACGACATCGCCGCGTCGGTCATGCTCCATCCCGGCCCCGTCGACATCGCCGCGGCCCGGTCACTGGCGCTGACCGAGGTGGCCGTGAGCTACACCGGACGGGAATCGCACGCCGCGGTGGCGCCCTATCTCGGGGTCAACGCCGCCGACGCCGTGACGGTCGCGCAGGTGGCGATCGGTCTGCTGCGCCAGCAGCTGGCCCCGGGGCAGATGGTGCACGGCATCGTCACCAACGGAGGCCAGGCCGCCAACATCATTCCCGGCCACGCCGAGATGCGATACACGATGCGGGCCGTCGACATGGCGGGGCTGCACGAACTGGAAAACCGGATGGCCGGATGTTTCGCGGCCGGGGCGCTGGCCACGGGTTGTGAGCACGAGGTGTCCGAGACGGCGCCGGCGTATGCCGAGCTGAGGCCGGATGCGTGGTTGTCGGAGACCGTGCGCGCCGAGATGGTGCGGCTGGGACGGGAACCACTGCCGGAGAGTGTGGAGGCGAGTGTGCCGCTGGGCAGCACCGACATGGGCAATGTGACGCACCTGATGCCGGGGATCCATCCGGTGATCGGCGTCGACTCGGGCGGAGCGTCGCTGCACCAGCCGGCCTTCGCCGCCGCGGCGGCCGGGCCGAGTGCCGACAAGGCCGTGGTGGAAGGCGCGATCATGTTGGCGCGCACCGTTGTCCAGCTGGCCGAGACCCCAGCCGAGCGTGACCGCGTGCTGGCCGCGCAGAGTCGGCGGGTGGCGTCGTGA
- a CDS encoding amidohydrolase gives MVAWRRHIHAHPELGRQEFATTEFVARHLAEAGLNPKVLPGGTGLTCDFGPEDGPRVALRADMDALPMADRTGAPYASTVPNVAHACGHDAHTAVLLGTAKVLASATELPVGVRLIFQAAEELMPGGAIDAVAAGALNGVTRIFALHCDPRLRVGRVATKPGPITSAADSIEITLHSPGGHTSRPHLTGDLVYGLGTLITGLPGVLSRRIDPRHNTVMVWGAVNAGVAANAIPQIGTLAGTIRTASRDTWLTLEAIVDETVTALLAPLNIEHSLNYRRGVPPVVNEDVSTRMLTHAIEAVGPDVLANTHQSGGGEDFSWYLEEIPGAMGRLGVWSGQGPQLDLHQPTFDLDERALGVGVRTMVNIVAAARQ, from the coding sequence ATGGTGGCCTGGCGCAGGCACATCCATGCCCACCCGGAGCTGGGACGGCAGGAGTTCGCCACCACCGAGTTCGTGGCGCGCCACCTCGCCGAGGCCGGGCTCAACCCGAAGGTGCTGCCAGGTGGGACGGGTCTCACGTGCGATTTCGGTCCCGAGGACGGTCCACGCGTGGCGTTGCGCGCCGACATGGACGCGCTGCCGATGGCCGACCGGACCGGCGCGCCGTACGCGTCGACGGTGCCCAACGTCGCGCACGCCTGCGGTCACGATGCGCACACCGCGGTGCTGCTCGGCACGGCCAAGGTGCTGGCCTCGGCGACTGAACTCCCGGTCGGGGTGCGGTTGATCTTCCAGGCCGCCGAGGAACTGATGCCCGGCGGCGCCATCGACGCCGTCGCGGCAGGCGCGCTCAACGGCGTCACCCGGATTTTCGCGCTGCACTGCGACCCCCGCCTGCGCGTGGGCCGTGTGGCCACCAAGCCGGGACCGATCACCTCGGCCGCCGACTCGATCGAGATCACGCTGCACTCACCGGGCGGTCACACCTCGCGGCCGCATCTCACCGGCGACCTGGTCTACGGGCTGGGGACGCTCATCACGGGCCTGCCCGGTGTGCTGTCGCGCCGCATCGACCCGCGCCACAACACCGTCATGGTGTGGGGTGCGGTCAACGCGGGCGTCGCGGCCAACGCGATCCCGCAGATCGGCACCCTGGCCGGCACGATCCGCACCGCGAGCCGCGACACGTGGCTGACGCTGGAGGCGATCGTCGACGAGACCGTGACGGCCCTGCTGGCGCCGTTGAACATCGAGCACAGCCTCAACTACCGGCGCGGCGTGCCGCCCGTGGTCAACGAGGACGTCTCGACGCGCATGCTGACCCACGCGATCGAGGCCGTCGGCCCCGACGTGCTGGCCAACACGCATCAGTCCGGCGGCGGCGAGGACTTCTCCTGGTACCTCGAGGAGATCCCCGGCGCGATGGGCAGGCTCGGCGTGTGGAGCGGGCAGGGGCCGCAACTGGACCTGCATCAGCCGACGTTCGATCTCGACGAGCGGGCGCTCGGTGTGGGGGTGCGCACGATGGTCAACATCGTGGCGGCCGCGCGCCAGTAG
- a CDS encoding TetR family transcriptional regulator — translation MRRSAAETKSVILAAARERFAADGYERATIRSIAADASIDPSMVMRYFGNKERLFAAAAEFDLELPDLALVPREEIGATLAGHFLERWERDEALLILLRAGVTNEAVAERMRTIFAAQLAPVIAKLTGGAPDAPVRASLAASQVLGMALCRYVLAFPPLVDMSRDGVVAWIGPTLQRYLVG, via the coding sequence ATGAGGCGATCGGCAGCTGAGACCAAGTCGGTGATCCTGGCCGCGGCCCGTGAGCGCTTTGCCGCCGACGGCTACGAGCGCGCCACGATCCGGTCGATCGCGGCCGACGCGAGCATCGACCCGTCGATGGTCATGCGCTATTTCGGCAACAAGGAGCGGCTGTTCGCGGCCGCGGCCGAGTTCGACCTGGAACTGCCCGACCTGGCCCTGGTGCCGCGAGAGGAGATCGGCGCGACACTGGCCGGGCATTTCCTGGAGCGGTGGGAGCGCGACGAGGCGCTGCTGATCCTGCTGCGCGCGGGCGTCACCAACGAGGCCGTCGCCGAGCGCATGCGCACGATCTTCGCCGCGCAACTCGCGCCCGTGATCGCCAAGCTCACCGGCGGCGCCCCGGACGCACCGGTGCGGGCCAGCCTGGCCGCATCGCAGGTGCTGGGGATGGCGTTGTGCCGCTACGTGCTGGCGTTTCCGCCGCTGGTCGACATGTCACGCGACGGCGTCGTCGCCTGGATCGGCCCGACGCTGCAGCGGTACCTGGTGGGGTGA